One genomic segment of Profundibacter amoris includes these proteins:
- a CDS encoding mechanosensitive ion channel family protein, whose translation MSGLRYWFTLCVMLISLAAFPAVSQSITGLLGGDQTTAQSTETDTLTELMRQATESGVTVVIIDPDGKIVGNSDSANGTANGVSGREMSGLMAMQDEAVRFRRDLKRMLKSMPDSFTEVEYILRDSSPDGNISTFFKALLWSLLFFAIGMVVEREIYGRRFAKKYVVARVLEHPVGYSEKLPFLVYRFFVGVGGILVSMIVAYGLGYAVFGEETDTAMQFTITVIFVAYAGIRFVTTIWRMVLAPYLCQYRIPQFSNKDALKLYYWASILAILDICSLMFSVWVSELGLNYEVYAFISSAMAMMVAIMNIIMVLVNRRAVSRAIRNGRPVEETNFAAKFVSYAWVPVVIIYFIYSWVRLTHDLVLQQPPAFPLIAGAYGVGTVIIVVYAIINYVIERLFAKAREARKISAEMKKDDHADNEAGPEAVDAALDGDVMPPDATEPEPEQVALENIKNPASHPLANFEDLARRVSGILAFVAGFWAFIEIWGGNMSMVRASVVERGLDSVVILFIAYIVYHSFRIWIDSKIAAEQSDAPEVELGGEGGGEGASRLSTLLPLFRISMMILIITTFTLILLSQLGINVSPLFAGAGVVGLAIGFGAQTLVRDIFSGVFFLLDDAFRKGEYIDTGDVKGTVEKISLRSMQLRHHRGPLNTIPFGEIQFLTNFSRDWVIMKLPLRVPYDTDPERVRKLIKKLGQELLEDPLIGKDFLQPLKSQGVIEMQDSAMIIRVKFMTKPGGQWLIRKRVLQEIRDLFEREGIKFAHREVTVRLAEDDNGKAHNLTKEQKEAVAAAALPVLEEDEMAENPNANGGDDR comes from the coding sequence ATGTCGGGCCTGCGCTACTGGTTTACACTATGTGTAATGTTGATCTCGCTAGCTGCCTTTCCGGCTGTGTCCCAAAGCATTACTGGCCTTTTGGGTGGAGATCAGACAACAGCCCAATCCACGGAAACCGATACCCTGACAGAACTTATGCGGCAGGCCACTGAAAGCGGTGTAACGGTCGTAATCATCGATCCTGATGGCAAGATCGTCGGGAATTCAGACAGTGCGAACGGCACGGCAAATGGCGTAAGCGGTCGGGAAATGTCTGGTCTGATGGCGATGCAGGATGAAGCGGTGCGGTTTCGCCGGGACTTGAAGCGGATGCTGAAATCCATGCCTGATTCATTTACCGAAGTAGAGTATATCCTGCGCGACAGCAGTCCGGACGGCAATATTTCCACCTTCTTCAAAGCCCTGTTGTGGAGCCTTTTGTTTTTCGCCATCGGTATGGTGGTGGAACGCGAGATCTATGGCCGCCGCTTTGCCAAAAAATATGTGGTGGCCCGCGTTCTGGAACACCCTGTCGGATATTCGGAAAAACTGCCGTTTCTGGTTTACCGTTTCTTTGTCGGGGTCGGTGGAATTCTGGTTTCGATGATCGTGGCCTATGGGTTGGGATATGCTGTTTTCGGCGAGGAAACCGATACCGCGATGCAGTTTACCATCACTGTAATCTTCGTGGCCTATGCAGGTATTCGCTTTGTTACAACGATCTGGCGGATGGTTCTGGCCCCCTATCTGTGCCAGTATCGTATTCCGCAATTTTCGAACAAGGACGCGCTAAAGCTATATTACTGGGCGTCAATTCTGGCGATTCTGGATATTTGTTCGCTGATGTTCAGTGTCTGGGTTTCCGAACTGGGGCTGAATTACGAAGTATACGCGTTTATATCGTCGGCAATGGCAATGATGGTCGCAATCATGAATATCATCATGGTTCTGGTCAATCGGCGCGCTGTATCACGCGCAATTCGCAACGGCCGCCCTGTCGAGGAAACCAATTTCGCAGCCAAGTTTGTCTCCTACGCCTGGGTGCCGGTTGTCATAATCTATTTTATCTATTCGTGGGTCCGGCTAACGCATGATCTGGTGCTGCAACAGCCACCAGCCTTTCCGTTGATTGCAGGTGCATATGGTGTGGGCACCGTGATTATCGTTGTCTATGCGATCATCAATTATGTGATCGAACGGCTTTTCGCCAAAGCACGGGAAGCACGGAAAATATCGGCCGAGATGAAGAAGGACGATCATGCAGATAATGAGGCGGGGCCAGAGGCGGTTGACGCTGCGCTGGATGGCGACGTGATGCCGCCTGATGCAACCGAACCTGAACCAGAGCAGGTTGCACTGGAAAATATAAAGAACCCTGCATCACACCCGCTTGCCAATTTCGAGGATCTGGCACGGCGGGTTTCCGGCATTCTGGCATTTGTTGCAGGGTTCTGGGCCTTTATCGAGATCTGGGGCGGCAATATGTCAATGGTTCGTGCATCCGTTGTCGAACGCGGGCTGGATTCTGTTGTTATCCTTTTCATCGCCTATATCGTCTACCATTCCTTTCGCATCTGGATTGATAGCAAAATCGCCGCAGAACAAAGCGACGCCCCCGAGGTTGAACTGGGCGGCGAAGGGGGGGGCGAAGGGGCCAGCCGTCTGTCAACGCTGCTGCCACTGTTTCGCATTTCGATGATGATCCTGATCATCACCACCTTTACCCTGATCCTGCTGTCGCAACTGGGCATCAACGTCAGCCCGTTGTTTGCCGGTGCCGGTGTTGTCGGTCTGGCCATCGGTTTTGGCGCACAGACACTGGTGCGGGATATATTTTCGGGGGTGTTCTTTTTGCTGGATGATGCGTTTCGCAAAGGCGAATATATTGACACTGGCGATGTGAAGGGCACGGTTGAAAAAATCTCGCTGCGCTCGATGCAATTGCGCCATCACCGTGGCCCGCTGAATACGATCCCCTTTGGCGAAATCCAGTTTCTGACCAATTTTTCCCGCGATTGGGTAATTATGAAGCTGCCGCTGCGGGTCCCCTATGACACCGACCCTGAACGCGTGCGCAAGCTGATCAAAAAGCTGGGGCAGGAATTGCTTGAAGACCCTTTGATCGGCAAGGATTTCTTGCAGCCCCTGAAATCGCAAGGCGTGATCGAGATGCAGGATTCGGCCATGATCATCCGGGTGAAATTCATGACCAAACCGGGTGGCCAGTGGCTGATCCGCAAAAGGGTTTTGCAGGAAATTCGCGATCTGTTTGAACGCGAAGGCATCAAATTCGCCCACCGCGAAGTGACGGTGCGTCTGGCCGAGGATGACAATGGCAAGGCCCATAATCTGACCAAAGAGCAGAAAGAAGCCGTCGCTGCTGCCGCACTTCCGGTTCTGGAAGAAGACGAGATGGCCGAAAATCCCAATGCAAACGGTGGAGATGACCGCTAG
- a CDS encoding ABC transporter permease produces MTILPDGRYVSDAPYDENEDLSAIERADLDMPNWKLVWRAFRKHRLALISAIFLLVGYLLLPFAGFIAPYTPNERNADYLYAPPQGIHLFHDGKFIGPYVYPTTAHADLVNYRWDYSTDKTKAMPLEFFCEGGEYTIIGLFKTNRHLVCAPEGASLFLFGSDRLGRDVFSRILYGAQLSMTVGLIGITVSFLLGITFGSIAGYFGGRIDWTIQRIIEILRSIPELPLWLALSAAVPASWGPVAVFFMISLILGALDWPGLARAVRSKFLALREEEYVKAAEVMGAKPARVIRKHLLPNFLSHLIASATLSIPAMILGETALSFLGLGLRAPAVSWGVMLNDAQHLASIEIYPWTAIPMLPIIITVLAFSFFGDGLRDSLDPYKN; encoded by the coding sequence ATGACCATTTTACCCGACGGGCGCTATGTTTCAGACGCCCCCTATGATGAAAACGAAGACCTGAGCGCGATCGAGCGCGCCGATCTGGACATGCCCAACTGGAAACTGGTCTGGCGCGCGTTTCGCAAACACCGGCTGGCGCTGATATCCGCTATTTTCCTGCTGGTCGGCTATCTGTTGTTGCCCTTTGCCGGTTTCATTGCCCCCTACACCCCGAACGAACGCAACGCCGATTATCTTTATGCCCCGCCGCAAGGGATCCATCTGTTCCATGATGGCAAATTCATCGGCCCCTATGTCTATCCGACCACGGCGCATGCCGATCTGGTGAATTATCGCTGGGATTATAGCACCGACAAAACCAAAGCCATGCCGCTGGAGTTTTTCTGCGAAGGCGGGGAATACACCATCATCGGGCTGTTCAAAACCAACCGTCACCTTGTTTGTGCACCCGAAGGGGCATCGCTGTTCCTGTTTGGCTCGGACCGGTTGGGGCGGGATGTGTTTTCGCGAATCCTGTATGGCGCGCAATTGTCGATGACCGTGGGGTTGATCGGCATCACCGTGTCCTTCCTGCTGGGCATCACATTCGGCAGTATCGCCGGATATTTCGGCGGACGTATCGACTGGACCATCCAGCGGATCATTGAAATCTTGCGCTCTATCCCCGAACTGCCCCTGTGGCTGGCCCTGTCGGCGGCGGTGCCTGCCAGTTGGGGGCCGGTGGCGGTGTTCTTTATGATCTCGCTGATCCTTGGCGCGCTGGATTGGCCGGGGCTGGCCCGTGCAGTGCGATCAAAGTTCCTTGCCTTGCGGGAAGAGGAATACGTCAAGGCGGCCGAAGTCATGGGCGCCAAACCGGCGCGGGTGATCCGCAAACACCTGTTGCCAAATTTCCTGAGCCACCTGATTGCCAGCGCCACCCTGTCGATCCCGGCGATGATCCTGGGGGAAACGGCGCTGTCGTTCCTCGGTCTGGGCCTGCGGGCACCGGCCGTTAGCTGGGGGGTGATGCTGAATGACGCGCAGCATCTTGCCTCGATCGAGATTTACCCGTGGACGGCCATCCCGATGCTGCCGATCATCATCACTGTGCTGGCGTTCAGCTTCTTTGGTGATGGCTTGCGGGATTCACTGGACCCCTACAAAAACTAG
- a CDS encoding ABC transporter permease, translated as MAILRYATLRFITMLLTLLVVSVLIFIIINLPPGDYLSNQLTELRATGQEAGIAKAEFMYHEYAMDRPLWEQYTIWMGFTPGPQGYSGMLQGDFGWSFEFDRPVSEIVGEALWLTVLVNVAAVLFVYLVALPLGVLAAAKAKTWVDYTSSFVGYLGLATPNFLLALMLFYYGHRYFDLPIGGLMAPELEGEPMSLEKVKSILVHLIVPTFVIGTAGAAGMMQRLRANLLDELGKPYVETARAKGLPPAKRLWKYPLRMAFNPFVADIGNLLPSLISGSVLVSVVLGLQTIGPALLTALKTQDQFLAGFILLFVALLTLVGTMISDVLLMLLDPRIRYGGRD; from the coding sequence ATGGCAATCCTGCGCTATGCCACCTTGCGGTTTATCACCATGCTGCTGACGCTGCTTGTGGTGTCGGTGCTGATTTTCATCATCATCAACCTGCCGCCGGGCGATTACCTGTCAAACCAGCTAACCGAACTGCGCGCCACGGGTCAGGAGGCCGGCATCGCCAAGGCCGAATTCATGTATCACGAATACGCCATGGACCGCCCGCTGTGGGAACAATACACGATCTGGATGGGTTTCACCCCCGGCCCGCAGGGGTATTCCGGCATGTTGCAGGGCGATTTCGGCTGGTCGTTCGAATTTGACCGACCGGTTTCGGAAATCGTAGGCGAGGCGCTGTGGCTTACCGTTCTGGTCAATGTTGCGGCGGTATTGTTCGTCTATCTGGTGGCGCTGCCGCTGGGGGTTCTGGCGGCGGCCAAGGCAAAAACATGGGTGGATTACACCAGTTCCTTCGTCGGCTATCTGGGGCTGGCCACGCCGAATTTCCTGCTGGCGCTGATGCTGTTCTATTACGGCCACCGCTATTTCGACCTGCCGATTGGCGGGCTGATGGCGCCGGAACTGGAAGGCGAACCGATGAGCCTTGAAAAGGTGAAATCCATCCTTGTGCATCTGATCGTCCCGACCTTTGTGATCGGCACTGCTGGCGCGGCCGGAATGATGCAACGCCTGCGCGCCAATCTGCTGGACGAATTGGGCAAACCCTATGTCGAAACCGCCCGCGCCAAGGGGCTGCCACCGGCCAAACGGCTGTGGAAATATCCGCTGCGCATGGCGTTCAACCCGTTCGTGGCCGATATCGGCAACCTGCTGCCTTCGCTGATTTCGGGTTCGGTGCTGGTGTCGGTGGTGCTGGGCTTGCAAACCATCGGCCCCGCCCTGCTGACTGCACTGAAAACCCAGGACCAGTTTCTGGCCGGTTTCATCCTGTTGTTCGTGGCGCTGCTGACGCTGGTGGGCACGATGATTTCGGATGTGTTGTTGATGCTGCTTGATCCGCGCATCCGTTACGGGGGGCGCGACTGA
- a CDS encoding ABC transporter ATP-binding protein, producing MTALLQVKNLTISFKSDPPVVDDVSFSVNAGETLALVGESGSGKTLSCRAILQLLPKTANVRSEGVFLNCNDAGALNLSALPRKQMRDIRGNRISMIFQEPMQSLSPLHRIGNQVSEILTLHKNISNRDAKTQVLEQFERVGFHNPERVFRAYPFELSGGMRQRAMIAMATVAKPDLLIADEPTTALDVTTQAQVLGLIKELQKETGMSVIFVTHDLGVVANMADTVVVLHRGSVMEAGRVEYVIGAPAHKYTQKLFAAAPVIPAATTPEPPVPHDDVILEMKSVSKTYHVRAGSFWSPSIDIKAARDINLSVARGKTLAVVGESGSGKTTCARMVLGAEKPDEGGRISFCGEKGGEVLDVNNLQSDQCALFRQQLQPIFQDPYSSFNPRMRVVDALTEPLDINNIGTRSQRRDRAVEVLEWVGLDSRILYRYPHAFSGGQRQRLSIARALAMNPVFLVCDEPTSALDVSVQDQILCLFEDLQKRMGLSYLFISHDLAVVSRIADEVAVMHRGQVVEQAPPCTLFHNPRHPYTQALLAAQPEPDINRPINLEVVAKGAGSPDSWPEMFRPVESKSPPLTEIEPGHRVRCHA from the coding sequence ATGACGGCCCTGCTGCAAGTCAAAAACCTGACGATAAGCTTCAAATCCGACCCGCCGGTGGTGGATGATGTCAGCTTTTCGGTAAACGCCGGGGAAACACTGGCGCTGGTGGGGGAATCCGGCTCGGGCAAAACCCTAAGCTGCCGCGCGATTTTGCAACTGTTGCCAAAGACCGCAAATGTCAGATCCGAAGGTGTTTTCCTGAACTGTAACGATGCCGGTGCACTGAACCTCAGTGCATTGCCGCGCAAACAGATGCGCGATATTCGCGGCAACCGGATTTCGATGATCTTTCAGGAACCGATGCAATCACTGTCGCCGCTGCACAGGATCGGCAATCAGGTTTCCGAAATTCTGACGCTGCACAAAAACATCAGCAACCGCGATGCCAAAACGCAGGTGCTGGAGCAATTCGAGCGTGTGGGCTTTCACAACCCCGAAAGGGTGTTTCGCGCCTATCCGTTCGAACTGTCCGGCGGCATGCGGCAACGCGCGATGATCGCCATGGCCACGGTCGCCAAGCCCGATCTGCTGATTGCGGACGAACCGACAACGGCGCTGGATGTGACCACGCAGGCGCAGGTGCTGGGGCTGATCAAGGAACTGCAAAAAGAAACCGGCATGTCGGTGATATTCGTCACCCATGATCTGGGGGTCGTAGCAAATATGGCCGATACCGTGGTAGTTTTGCATCGTGGCAGCGTAATGGAGGCCGGACGGGTCGAATATGTGATCGGCGCACCGGCGCATAAATACACGCAAAAACTGTTTGCCGCCGCACCGGTCATTCCGGCCGCCACCACGCCAGAGCCACCTGTGCCGCACGATGATGTGATACTGGAAATGAAATCCGTTTCCAAAACCTACCATGTGCGCGCCGGATCATTCTGGAGCCCTTCGATCGACATCAAGGCCGCCCGCGACATAAACCTGTCGGTCGCACGCGGCAAAACGCTGGCGGTCGTGGGCGAATCCGGCTCGGGCAAAACCACCTGCGCGCGGATGGTGCTGGGGGCGGAAAAGCCGGACGAAGGCGGCAGGATCAGTTTTTGCGGCGAAAAGGGTGGCGAGGTGCTGGATGTCAACAATCTGCAAAGCGATCAATGCGCATTATTTCGCCAGCAATTGCAACCGATATTTCAGGACCCCTATTCCTCGTTCAATCCACGGATGCGGGTGGTGGATGCCCTGACCGAACCGCTGGACATCAACAATATCGGCACCCGTTCGCAACGTCGCGACCGCGCGGTCGAGGTGCTGGAATGGGTCGGGCTGGATTCGCGCATTCTATACCGTTACCCGCACGCTTTTTCCGGTGGCCAGCGGCAACGCCTGTCGATTGCGCGGGCGTTGGCGATGAACCCTGTGTTTCTGGTGTGTGACGAACCAACCTCGGCGCTGGATGTATCGGTGCAGGATCAAATCCTGTGCCTGTTCGAGGATTTGCAAAAACGCATGGGCCTGTCCTATCTGTTCATCAGTCACGATCTGGCCGTGGTATCGCGTATCGCAGACGAGGTCGCCGTGATGCACCGCGGGCAAGTGGTGGAGCAGGCCCCGCCCTGCACCCTTTTCCACAACCCGCGCCATCCCTACACGCAGGCGCTGCTGGCGGCGCAGCCGGAACCGGATATCAACCGCCCGATTAACCTCGAGGTCGTTGCCAAAGGGGCGGGCAGCCCCGACAGCTGGCCCGAGATGTTCCGCCCCGTTGAAAGCAAATCCCCGCCATTGACCGAGATCGAGCCAGGCCACAGGGTGCGTTGTCATGCGTAG
- a CDS encoding nucleotide sugar dehydrogenase, with protein MTKKVTDKIAIIGLGYVGLPLALALAREGVEVVGFDTNSRHVEALHRQTDTNGEVSTDSLKSSTAKFTSDAQDLAGCTAFIIAVPTPITDAKKPDLSPMLGACKVIAPHLAKGALVVVESTVYPGVTEEICGPALADQSGLRMYDDIKLGYSPERINPGDAEHSLENVVKIISAQDDETLDRVETIYAPLVKAGLHRASSIKTAEAAKVIENTQRDLNIALVNEFALIFSRLGLDTLEVLEAAGTKWNFLPFRPGLVGGHCIGVDPYYLTYKAEQTGYHPEVILAGRRINDHMGRHIAQVLVKEMLARKVDVTRARVLVLGFTFKENCADTRNTKVVDILDELSAYSINADVYDPWVSPDVMQSEYGITPVQTLETGAYDGIILAVAHSEFVEMGADKIRALGRPNATVYDLKGVLGRAGADLRP; from the coding sequence ATGACAAAGAAGGTCACAGACAAAATCGCGATCATCGGGTTGGGCTATGTCGGGCTGCCTTTGGCGCTGGCGCTGGCCCGTGAAGGGGTCGAAGTGGTGGGGTTCGACACCAATTCCCGCCATGTGGAGGCCCTGCACCGGCAAACCGACACCAATGGCGAGGTGTCAACGGATTCACTTAAATCCTCGACCGCGAAATTCACATCGGACGCACAGGATCTTGCCGGTTGCACCGCGTTTATCATCGCTGTCCCCACCCCGATCACCGATGCCAAAAAGCCGGATCTGTCGCCCATGCTGGGCGCCTGCAAGGTAATCGCGCCGCATCTGGCCAAAGGGGCCTTGGTGGTTGTCGAATCCACCGTCTACCCCGGCGTTACCGAAGAAATCTGCGGCCCTGCATTGGCAGATCAAAGCGGCTTGCGGATGTATGACGATATCAAGCTGGGCTATTCGCCCGAACGGATCAATCCGGGCGACGCGGAACATTCGCTGGAAAATGTGGTCAAGATCATATCGGCGCAGGATGATGAAACGCTGGATCGTGTCGAGACCATCTATGCCCCGTTGGTCAAGGCCGGTCTGCACCGCGCCAGTTCGATCAAAACCGCCGAGGCCGCCAAGGTGATCGAAAACACCCAGCGCGATCTGAACATCGCATTGGTCAACGAATTCGCCCTGATCTTTTCGCGGCTGGGTCTGGACACGCTGGAAGTGCTGGAAGCCGCCGGAACCAAGTGGAATTTCCTACCCTTCCGCCCCGGTCTGGTGGGCGGGCATTGCATCGGGGTTGACCCCTATTACCTGACCTACAAGGCCGAACAGACCGGATACCATCCCGAAGTCATTCTGGCCGGCCGCCGGATCAATGATCATATGGGGCGCCATATCGCGCAGGTGTTGGTCAAGGAAATGCTGGCCCGCAAGGTGGACGTAACCCGCGCGCGGGTGCTGGTGCTGGGGTTTACCTTCAAGGAAAACTGCGCCGATACCCGCAACACAAAGGTGGTCGATATTCTGGATGAACTGTCGGCCTATTCGATCAATGCCGATGTCTATGATCCGTGGGTTTCGCCCGATGTGATGCAGTCCGAATACGGCATCACCCCTGTGCAAACCCTTGAAACAGGGGCTTACGACGGGATCATCCTTGCCGTGGCCCATTCCGAATTCGTCGAAATGGGAGCCGATAAAATCCGCGCCCTGGGGCGACCAAATGCAACCGTTTATGATCTGAAAGGCGTGCTGGGCCGCGCCGGTGCAGATTTGCGGCCCTAG
- a CDS encoding ABC transporter substrate-binding protein, translating into MRRLFTIIIAMLFAGPLFAQTDVQESPYWADKVAAGEMPAATDRIPSDPLIVNLADKGRDFGTQGGTLHTMVTRAKDIRQMVPFGYARLVGYDQDYVLAPDILADYNVKEGRKFTLHLRKGHRWSDGAPFTSDDFKYWWVNVANNPDLSPSGPPEFLRVDGEMPQVSFPDPQTIIYEWSRPNTHFIPTLAQARPPFIFRPAHYLKQFHADFTPPEAMEDKIETMRVRSWAAMHNKLDNMYKFDNPDLPTLQPWMRVGGNANSRFMFVRNPYYHRIDSQGTQLPYIDEVEMTVVGRGLVAAKSNAGESSLQARGLGFRDISILKKGELENGNYRVFLWANGTASQIAIYPNLNYADPEWRKILRDVRFRRALSLGIDRRMINRALYFGIAKEGGMTVLPQSPFYNGAYRAAWAQFDIQQANALLDDMGLTDRTPAGYRKLPDGRTLAIIVETAGERQEVENALQIITDTWRDIGVRLIMRPFSRDTLRNRVYSGASMASVWYGWDNGIPTLDTSPDYLAPRAQEFFAWPMWGQYFQTDGQAGEAPDMPEAIRLLQLSKDWEQAENRSERRVIWDEMLAIHADQHYGIGLLSEAPQPVVVSRRLRNVPEVAFWAWEPGAQFGIHRPDEFFFTTEGGE; encoded by the coding sequence ATGCGTAGACTGTTCACCATTATTATCGCCATGCTGTTTGCCGGTCCGCTGTTTGCCCAAACCGATGTGCAGGAAAGCCCCTATTGGGCCGACAAAGTCGCTGCGGGCGAAATGCCCGCCGCCACCGACCGCATCCCGTCCGATCCCCTGATCGTCAATCTGGCGGACAAGGGGCGTGATTTTGGCACTCAGGGCGGCACCTTGCACACGATGGTCACCCGCGCGAAAGACATCCGGCAGATGGTGCCCTTTGGCTACGCGCGGCTGGTTGGTTATGATCAGGACTATGTTCTGGCCCCCGATATTCTGGCCGATTATAATGTCAAAGAGGGCCGTAAATTCACCCTGCATCTGCGCAAGGGGCACCGCTGGTCGGACGGGGCACCCTTTACCTCGGATGATTTCAAATACTGGTGGGTGAATGTCGCCAATAACCCCGATCTGTCCCCCTCAGGCCCGCCCGAATTCCTGCGGGTGGACGGGGAAATGCCGCAAGTCAGCTTTCCCGATCCGCAGACCATCATCTATGAATGGTCCCGGCCAAATACCCATTTCATCCCGACACTGGCACAGGCCCGCCCACCGTTCATCTTTCGGCCCGCGCATTACCTGAAACAGTTCCACGCCGATTTCACCCCGCCCGAAGCGATGGAAGACAAGATCGAAACCATGCGTGTGCGCAGTTGGGCCGCGATGCACAACAAGCTGGACAATATGTACAAATTCGACAATCCGGACCTGCCCACGTTGCAGCCGTGGATGCGGGTTGGCGGCAATGCAAACAGCCGGTTCATGTTCGTGCGCAACCCCTATTACCACCGGATCGACAGCCAGGGCACGCAATTACCCTATATCGACGAGGTGGAAATGACCGTTGTCGGGCGCGGGCTGGTGGCCGCGAAATCCAACGCGGGTGAAAGCAGCCTACAGGCGCGCGGATTGGGGTTTCGCGATATTTCCATCCTGAAGAAAGGCGAGCTGGAGAACGGCAATTATCGCGTGTTCCTGTGGGCCAACGGCACCGCCTCGCAGATCGCGATTTATCCCAACCTGAACTACGCCGATCCCGAATGGCGCAAGATTTTGCGCGATGTGCGGTTTAGACGGGCGCTGTCGCTGGGGATCGACCGGCGCATGATCAACCGCGCGTTATATTTTGGCATCGCCAAGGAAGGCGGCATGACCGTGCTGCCCCAAAGCCCGTTCTATAACGGTGCCTACCGCGCGGCATGGGCGCAATTCGACATCCAGCAGGCCAATGCGTTGCTGGATGACATGGGCCTGACCGACCGCACCCCAGCCGGATACCGCAAACTGCCCGATGGCCGCACGCTGGCGATCATTGTGGAAACGGCGGGCGAACGCCAAGAGGTCGAGAACGCGCTTCAGATCATCACCGACACATGGCGCGATATCGGCGTGCGCCTGATCATGCGCCCGTTCAGCCGCGATACCCTGCGCAACCGCGTCTATTCGGGGGCCTCGATGGCCTCGGTCTGGTATGGCTGGGACAATGGCATCCCGACGCTGGACACGTCCCCCGACTATCTGGCCCCGCGCGCACAGGAATTTTTCGCATGGCCCATGTGGGGGCAATATTTCCAGACCGACGGGCAGGCCGGTGAAGCGCCAGATATGCCCGAGGCCATCCGCCTGTTGCAACTGTCCAAGGACTGGGAGCAGGCCGAAAACCGCTCTGAGCGCCGCGTGATCTGGGATGAAATGCTGGCGATCCATGCCGATCAGCATTACGGCATCGGCCTATTGTCCGAGGCCCCGCAACCCGTTGTGGTATCACGCCGCCTGCGCAACGTGCCCGAAGTGGCCTTCTGGGCGTGGGAACCCGGCGCGCAATTCGGCATCCACCGGCCCGACGAATTCTTCTTCACGACGGAAGGGGGCGAATGA
- a CDS encoding histidine phosphatase family protein, producing the protein MVQLAILRHGHTPWNRAGRIQGRTDIALEESAAADLGQLRLPDEWAGADLLASPLKRAVETARLVAGRDPAVDPALIEMDWGKWEGLYGLDLRADPATGFRDIEDWGWDYRPPAGESPADVWARLEPWVKSLKRDTVAVCHIGIMRVLLARAHGWNFSGPAPFRIKRNWLFLIELKDGLKVGRPERIKLSGRDA; encoded by the coding sequence ATGGTGCAGCTGGCAATTCTTCGCCATGGTCACACCCCGTGGAACCGCGCGGGGCGTATTCAGGGGCGCACCGATATCGCACTTGAGGAAAGCGCCGCCGCCGATCTGGGGCAGTTGCGCTTGCCCGATGAATGGGCCGGGGCTGATCTGCTGGCCAGCCCGCTAAAGCGCGCGGTTGAAACCGCCCGTCTGGTGGCGGGGCGTGATCCTGCGGTCGATCCGGCGCTGATCGAAATGGACTGGGGCAAATGGGAGGGGCTGTATGGTCTGGATTTGAGAGCGGACCCTGCCACGGGCTTTCGCGATATCGAGGATTGGGGCTGGGATTACCGCCCCCCTGCAGGTGAAAGCCCCGCGGATGTCTGGGCGCGGCTGGAGCCTTGGGTGAAATCGCTAAAACGCGACACAGTAGCGGTTTGTCATATCGGCATCATGCGGGTGTTGCTGGCGCGGGCGCATGGCTGGAATTTCAGCGGCCCCGCCCCGTTCAGGATCAAACGCAACTGGCTGTTCCTGATTGAGCTAAAGGACGGCCTGAAGGTGGGTCGCCCGGAACGGATCAAACTGTCGGGGCGTGACGCATGA
- a CDS encoding class I SAM-dependent methyltransferase — protein sequence MSRLDVFINRMVSQRACIDFAAQNTAGMTGPVFELGLGNGRTYDHLREVISGRDIYVFEREVASNPASTPPGDRTILGDVFETLPQALERFGPAASFIHADLGGHNLKKNDEFARNISPYVEPLLAKGGLMVSSDRMYFDGLQEIDLPPDAVPGRCFIYRKQG from the coding sequence ATGAGCAGACTGGATGTATTCATCAACCGCATGGTGTCGCAACGCGCCTGCATTGATTTTGCCGCACAAAACACCGCCGGAATGACAGGGCCGGTGTTTGAACTGGGCCTTGGCAACGGGCGCACCTATGACCATCTGCGCGAGGTCATTTCCGGGCGCGATATATATGTGTTTGAACGCGAAGTGGCCTCGAACCCTGCCTCGACCCCGCCCGGGGATCGCACCATTCTGGGGGATGTTTTTGAAACCCTGCCGCAGGCGCTGGAACGGTTCGGTCCGGCGGCCAGTTTTATCCACGCCGATCTGGGCGGGCATAACCTGAAGAAAAACGACGAATTCGCCCGCAATATTTCACCTTATGTGGAACCTCTGCTGGCCAAGGGCGGGCTGATGGTGTCCAGCGACCGGATGTATTTCGATGGGTTGCAGGAAATCGACCTGCCGCCGGATGCCGTTCCGGGGCGTTGTTTTATCTATCGAAAGCAGGGCTAG